TGCCCTTCGGATCTGGAAAGTCCTTTAGATGTCGCCCATCTTCCGTTCCCATCCATGATGACGGCCACGTGACGGGGGATTTTTTTTTTGGAAGAAGCCAAGCTTAGACCGTAGTGATTTCTTTCTCTTTTTCAGCGGTAATTGCGGAAACTTTGTCTATATAAGAATCCGTAATTTTTTGCACCTGGTCTTGCAGAGTTTTTAATTCGTCTTGGGAAATTCCTTCGGAATGTTTTTTAAGATCTTCCATAGCATCACGGCGGATGTTCCTTACGGCGACCTTCTTCTCTTCCGATTTGGATTTTACCACTTTTGCCAATTCTTTACGTCTTTCGCCGGTAAGTTCCGGGATGATGATACGAATTACAACCCCGTCGTTCGTAGGTTGTAGCCCTAGTCCGGAAGCTTGGATCGCCTTTTCGATATCTTTCATAGTTCCCTTATCATAAGGAGAAACTACCAGAAGTCTAGGCTCAGGAGCGGAGATATTTCCCAATTGATTGATTGGTGTAGGAGTTCCGTAATATTCTACTCTAAGATCTTCGATCAAAGCAGGATTCGCCCTGCCGGTCCGGACTCCCGCAAAATCCTTTTTCAGGAGTTCCACGGTTTTATCCATCTTGGACTTCATTGCGTTGATTACTTCTTCATTCGCCATCGATCCGAATATCCTCCGAGTTAGAGATCAGGGTACCTATTTTTTTATCCCCGAGAACCAAATCTTTTAAATTGCCCCGCTTAAAAATGTCAAATACGATTATTGACATATTGTTTTCCATACAGAGGCTGAGGGCAGTAGAATCCATAACTTTCAATCTACGTTTGATGGATTCCATAAAGGAGATATGAGTATATCTTTTAGCGCTTGGATCTTTTTTAGGATCCGCTTCGTAAACCCCATCCACCTTAGTGGCTTTTAGGATCACTTCGCATCCTACTTCTACTGCTCTTAAACTTGCTGCGGTATCGGTAGTAAAATAAGGGTTACCTATTCCACCTGCAAATATCACGATCCTTTTCTTTTCCAAGTGACGGACCGCTCTGCGGCGGATATAACTTTCTGCGATGGAATGAATATCTATTGCCGACTGAACTCTAGTGTAGAGTCCTTTTTTTTCGCAGGCATCTTGAAGAGCCAATGCGTTTTGGATGGTTGCAAGCATCCCCATATAAT
This is a stretch of genomic DNA from Leptospira dzoumogneensis. It encodes these proteins:
- the frr gene encoding ribosome recycling factor, giving the protein MANEEVINAMKSKMDKTVELLKKDFAGVRTGRANPALIEDLRVEYYGTPTPINQLGNISAPEPRLLVVSPYDKGTMKDIEKAIQASGLGLQPTNDGVVIRIIIPELTGERRKELAKVVKSKSEEKKVAVRNIRRDAMEDLKKHSEGISQDELKTLQDQVQKITDSYIDKVSAITAEKEKEITTV
- the pyrH gene encoding UMP kinase; this encodes MAEETSKYKRILIKLSGEALAGEGEFGIDSNKAHSLAEEIKEVHSLGVEIALVVGGGNLIRGANLAKVGMDQATADYMGMLATIQNALALQDACEKKGLYTRVQSAIDIHSIAESYIRRRAVRHLEKKRIVIFAGGIGNPYFTTDTAASLRAVEVGCEVILKATKVDGVYEADPKKDPSAKRYTHISFMESIKRRLKVMDSTALSLCMENNMSIIVFDIFKRGNLKDLVLGDKKIGTLISNSEDIRIDGE